Proteins from one Corticium candelabrum chromosome 4, ooCorCand1.1, whole genome shotgun sequence genomic window:
- the LOC134178887 gene encoding uncharacterized protein LOC134178887 encodes MAFRDDRTRISASDTSADEGAVVIPEEARCNCKGTCQRVRRGNRGCQCKAAGVRCVLLCGCRQERCRNCDHLDGAHMRNDDEETVRAVTAPRESFPTEEEIQGFVRGLTIEQLQRTLTSFLRHGRGSFDLARMYSDIEDQGTVGDHPFAAPPNPNPPRSCKCGRCGDMGTGRARENVCCQQDQCVTTEEYLRATCLDHNVLTLTIRLHADYMSERPNYRANGFRKAAYRQYILGRYGYLGKGTRRIAPSCVVCCVRHWFPAPDGRYMGYKSE; translated from the exons ATGGCGTTTCGTGACGATAGAACGCGTATTAGTGCATCAGACACGTCTGCTGACGAAGGAGCAGTGGTTATTCCG GAAGAAGCTAGATGCAACTGCAAGGGTACATGCCAGAGAGTCCGTCGGGGGAATAGAGGTTGTCAATGTAAAGCAGCAGGGGTACGATGTGTTCTATTATGCGGATGCAGACAAGAACGTTGCAGAAATTGTGATCACTTGGAC GGTGCACATATGAGgaatgatgatgaagaaacagTCCGTGCTGTAACAGCTCCTAGAGAGTCATTTCCCACAGAGGAAGAAATCCAG GGATTCGTGAGAGGGTTGACAATAGAACAGCTGCAAAGAACGTTGACCAGTTTCTTGCGTCATGGTAGAGGATCGTTTGATCTTGCCAGAATGTATTCTGATATTGAGGACCAAGGCACTGTGGGAGATCACCCGTTTGCTGCACCCCCCAACCCAAATCCTCCTAGGTCGTGCAAATGTGGAAGGTGTGGGGACATGGGTACAGGAAGAGCAAGAGAGAACGTCTGCTGCCAACAAGATCAGTGTGTCACAACGGAAGAATATTTGAGAGCCACATGTCTAGATCATAATGTGCTGACACTGACCATCCGACTACATGCAGATTACATGAGTGAAAGACCCAACTACAGAGCAAATGGATTTCGAAAGGCAGCTTATCGGCAATACATTCTTGGTCGCTATGGATATCTGGGTAAAGGAACAAGACGAATAGCTCcttcttgtgttgtttgttgtgtcagACATTGGTTTCCAGCACCAGATGGGAGGTACATGGGCTACAAGAGTGAGTAA
- the LOC134178574 gene encoding programmed cell death protein 6-like — translation MAIGSWTIRSCTYLTVKVNVQVVSQIKTTSAVRKNAQLPLPRLSQHFPLWPGQGQRNFQLTDHSRAGMEELITFDSEHAEHYLSFLQLQKDPVLLRHGEFETAMNDVKLWYHGKAVDADQSGGISAQELRQALVNGNWSHFNPETCRLMIGMFDKDKSGTIDIYEFSALWKYIQEWKQCFDSFDRDRSGTIDAGELNQAFSTFGYRLSMEFSQLCVRLFDRSHAHTMKLDDFIQCCVMLKSMTDAFRGRDIQQQGVITISYEQFMEMALDNTLS, via the exons ATGGCAATCGGTTCATGGACTATACGAAGCTGCACCTACCTCACAGTGAAGGTGAATGTTCAAGTGGTGTCTCAAATCAA aacaacatCAGCGGTTCGTAAGAATGCCCAGTTGCCTCTACCTCGACTTTCTCAACATTTTCCTCTTTGGCCAGGTCAAGGACAAAGAAACTTCCAGTTGACAGATCATTCGAGAGCTGGAATGGAAGAACTGATTACTTTTGATAGTGAGCATGCAGAACATTATCTCAGTTTCCTGCAACTGCAGAAG GATCCAGTGCTGCTTAGGCATGGAGAGTTTGAGACAGCGATGAATGATGTGAAATTATGGTATCACGGTAAG gCTGTAGATGCTGATCAGTCAGGTGGCATATCTGCTCAAGAGTTGAGACAGGCCCTGGTGAATGGAAATTGGAGTCACTTTAATCCAGAAACTTGTCGCTTGATGATTGGGATGTTTGATAAAGACAA GTCAGGAACTATTGATATCTATGAGTTTTCAGCTCTATGGAAATATATACAAGAGTGGAAACAGTGCTTTGACAG CTTTGATCGAGATCGGTCAGGAACTATTGATGCAGGAGAGCTTAACCAAGCCTTCTCCACATTTGGCTATCGTCT GTCAATGGAGTTTTCTCAATTGTGTGTTCGCCTATTTGACCGATCCCATGCACACACCATGAAATTGGATGACTTCATTCAGTGCTGTGTTATGCTCAAGTCTATGACCGATGCGTTTCGAGGTCGTGACATTCAACAGCAAGGAGTCATCACAATAAGTTATGAGCAG TTCATGGAAATGGCATTAGACAACACTCTGTCATAG
- the LOC134178838 gene encoding uncharacterized protein LOC134178838: MASWGHPPAQQRGYGGPPSTGGYQQHGYGSSVPPPVYGGAPYGGAAQGHPHQRGYGIAAQPQGVGYQGQQYGAPGGSGGYGGHMSGGPGGYSSVHRGHGPPPGVDPTLWSWFQVCYVWKCRHLVVFLI, from the exons ATGGCAAGTTGGGGCCATCCACCAGCTCAACAACGAGGATAC GGTGGGCCACCTTCAACTGGAGGATACCAACAGCACGGCTACGGCAGCAGTGTACCTCCACCGGTTTATGGTGGAGCTCCTTATGGAGGTGCGGCACAAGGACATCCTCATCAACGAGGGTACGGAATCGCAGCTCAACCCCAAGGCGTAGGGTATCAAGGTCAACAATACGGCGCTCCTGGAGGATCTGGAGGGTATGGAGGACATATGTCTGGAGGCCCTGGAGGATATTCTTCTGTTCATCGTGGTCATGGTCCACCACCTGGAGTTGATCCAACTCTGTGGAGTTGGTTTCAGGTTTGTTATGTGTGGAAATGCCGTCATCTAGTggtatttttaatttaa